Proteins encoded by one window of Blautia luti:
- a CDS encoding ABC transporter permease, translated as MKKQKNSSAWMALPLYIFTIVFVICPLLYVVALSFATPNRGYGVTWKFTLDNYKNILEPVYLNTFVESLKLALTSTAAIVLIGYPFGYFMAKLPEHRKKKAHLLLTLPFWVNSLIRLYGWIIILQKKGLLNFVLMKLGLIKKPLAILYSYPAIVVGMIYVLLPFMIMSVYSSAEKLDWSYVEAARDLGASRVQAFFTVTLKLTLPGLLSGVILTFVPSMGLFFIADILGGNKIVLVGSLIQDQMTRGSNWPFAAALAVVMMVLTTVMIMIYRKVSNARELEGIG; from the coding sequence ATGAAAAAGCAGAAAAACAGCTCTGCATGGATGGCCCTTCCCCTGTATATCTTCACCATAGTATTTGTGATCTGTCCGCTGCTTTATGTGGTGGCATTAAGTTTCGCCACACCTAACAGAGGTTACGGAGTGACATGGAAATTTACACTGGATAATTATAAGAATATTCTGGAACCTGTATATCTGAATACATTTGTGGAATCATTAAAGCTGGCACTGACAAGTACGGCGGCGATCGTGTTGATCGGCTATCCATTCGGATACTTTATGGCGAAACTTCCGGAACACAGGAAAAAGAAAGCACATCTGCTTCTGACGCTTCCTTTCTGGGTGAATTCCCTGATACGTCTTTATGGATGGATCATTATTCTTCAGAAAAAGGGACTGCTGAATTTCGTTCTTATGAAACTGGGGCTGATAAAAAAGCCGCTGGCTATTTTATACAGTTATCCTGCTATTGTGGTGGGAATGATCTATGTATTGCTGCCTTTTATGATCATGTCTGTATATTCCAGCGCAGAAAAGCTGGACTGGTCTTATGTGGAGGCTGCACGTGATTTGGGAGCGTCCAGGGTGCAGGCATTTTTTACAGTTACGTTGAAACTTACACTGCCCGGACTTCTGTCAGGAGTGATCCTTACTTTTGTACCGTCTATGGGACTGTTTTTTATTGCAGATATCCTTGGTGGAAATAAAATAGTGCTTGTCGGAAGTCTGATCCAGGATCAGATGACCAGGGGAAGCAACTGGCCTTTTGCAGCAGCGCTGGCAGTGGTGATG
- a CDS encoding ABC transporter ATP-binding protein produces MAEISLELRNIKKSFTSEETVLNNIDLTIEKGEFITLLGSSGCGKTTTLRIIAGLEQPDEGSVWLDGREVTNLAPNERDVNTVFQNYALFPHMNVVENIGYGLKLKKVPRAEIKKRVNEMLELVQLEGYGKRQPSELSGGQKQRVAIARALVNNPKVLLLDEPLGALDLQLRRAMQIELKHLQKKLGLTFIYITHDQEEAINMSDRIAVMNHGQIEQIGTPDEIYNHPETSYVAAFVGNANILKGVVTETGKDLVSVQIGNDTVSVLAPEDKPKKGENVTIAIRSENIILNEKVSSGLKAKVLEKNFAGGQLRVTLGLADGTRLIASRYGIDVTVEEGQQVSWGFHPSSAVLVDRRA; encoded by the coding sequence ATGGCAGAAATCTCACTGGAATTAAGGAATATCAAAAAAAGTTTCACATCTGAGGAAACGGTTCTGAATAACATTGATCTGACTATTGAAAAAGGGGAATTCATCACCCTGTTAGGTTCTTCCGGATGTGGAAAGACAACCACTCTGCGTATCATTGCAGGGTTGGAACAGCCGGATGAAGGAAGCGTATGGCTGGACGGCAGGGAAGTGACGAACCTGGCGCCCAATGAAAGGGATGTAAATACTGTATTTCAGAATTATGCTCTTTTTCCCCATATGAATGTAGTGGAAAATATCGGATATGGACTGAAACTGAAAAAAGTTCCCAGAGCAGAGATAAAAAAAAGGGTAAACGAAATGCTGGAACTGGTTCAGCTGGAAGGATATGGAAAAAGACAACCTTCTGAGCTATCCGGTGGACAGAAACAGCGCGTAGCCATTGCCAGGGCACTGGTGAATAATCCCAAGGTTTTACTTCTGGATGAACCTCTGGGGGCATTGGATCTGCAGCTTCGCAGAGCCATGCAGATCGAATTAAAGCATCTGCAGAAGAAGCTGGGGCTGACTTTTATCTATATCACCCATGATCAGGAAGAAGCCATCAATATGTCTGACAGAATCGCAGTTATGAATCACGGACAGATTGAGCAGATCGGCACACCGGATGAGATTTATAATCATCCGGAAACCAGTTATGTGGCTGCTTTTGTGGGAAATGCCAACATTCTGAAAGGAGTGGTAACGGAAACAGGTAAGGATCTGGTATCTGTACAGATTGGAAATGATACAGTTTCTGTACTGGCACCGGAGGATAAGCCGAAAAAAGGTGAGAACGTTACCATTGCGATCCGCAGTGAGAATATTATTCTGAATGAGAAGGTCAGCAGTGGATTAAAGGCAAAAGTTCTGGAGAAAAATTTCGCAGGCGGACAGCTTCGGGTTACGCTGGGACTTGCAGATGGAACCAGGCTTATCGCCAGCAGATATGGGATTGATGTGACAGTAGAAGAAGGACAGCAGGTAAGCTGGGGATTTCATCCATCTTCTGCAGTGCTGGTGGACAGGAGGGCGTGA
- a CDS encoding peptidase dimerization domain-containing protein, translating to MTREEEKIIRIIDSHKDEIIAFASDIAGHPEPGFEEERTAAKTAAVLRDLGLEVHTDLARTGVRADWMEQDGPNITVIGEMDAIGCRTHPMADPHNQTAHACGHHAQLAAMIGAALALADEEVRASLSGSVSFFAVPAEEYIDADKRKRLKKEGIGFPGSGKSELIRTGAFDRTDIMMTTHVHMVPVSEDLYLGNPACNGYAAERVTVRGKAAHAAIDPWDGVNALSITSSAIQMMGLMRETFREEDHVRLHNVIRKAGDVINSVPDEAVIETKVRAGSLECIEHTMNMVNRAYEGAAYAFGGRIETEPLQGYMPIRWRKADQALIESASQLGVSFREVTEYDFNNACTDVGDLTHLFPVVNFTFNGFEGKLHGTDFRITDEEKAYILPAKMIALTVYKLLKEDAIQAKEIIQGFQPVFDREGYCRYVENSLKTETADSRKQEA from the coding sequence TTGACCAGAGAAGAAGAAAAGATCATACGTATCATCGATTCACATAAAGATGAGATCATTGCCTTTGCAAGTGATATTGCCGGACATCCGGAACCAGGATTTGAAGAAGAGAGAACCGCAGCGAAAACTGCGGCTGTTCTGCGTGACCTGGGTCTGGAGGTACATACAGACCTTGCACGTACAGGAGTACGCGCAGATTGGATGGAACAGGATGGACCAAATATCACTGTAATTGGTGAAATGGATGCGATCGGATGCAGAACTCATCCAATGGCGGATCCCCATAATCAAACAGCACATGCATGCGGACACCACGCACAGCTTGCAGCCATGATTGGCGCAGCATTGGCATTAGCCGATGAAGAAGTGAGAGCTTCTCTGTCTGGGTCCGTATCTTTTTTTGCCGTTCCGGCAGAAGAATATATAGATGCAGATAAACGCAAACGCCTGAAAAAAGAGGGCATCGGTTTCCCGGGATCAGGAAAAAGTGAGCTGATCCGTACAGGGGCTTTTGACAGAACAGATATCATGATGACGACTCATGTACACATGGTTCCTGTATCAGAAGACCTGTATCTGGGAAACCCTGCATGTAACGGATATGCAGCAGAACGGGTCACAGTAAGAGGGAAGGCGGCCCACGCAGCCATTGATCCCTGGGATGGTGTCAATGCACTGAGCATTACCTCAAGTGCCATACAGATGATGGGACTGATGCGGGAAACTTTCCGGGAAGAGGATCATGTAAGACTTCATAATGTGATCCGAAAGGCCGGAGATGTGATAAACAGTGTTCCGGACGAGGCTGTGATCGAGACAAAGGTACGTGCAGGTTCCCTGGAATGCATCGAGCATACGATGAATATGGTAAACAGAGCGTATGAGGGAGCTGCTTATGCATTTGGAGGCAGAATTGAAACAGAGCCTTTGCAGGGGTATATGCCCATACGCTGGAGAAAGGCAGACCAGGCATTGATCGAATCAGCCAGCCAGCTGGGCGTTTCTTTCCGGGAAGTCACAGAATATGATTTTAATAATGCGTGTACAGATGTAGGAGACCTGACGCATCTTTTTCCTGTGGTAAATTTCACTTTTAATGGTTTCGAAGGAAAGCTTCACGGAACTGATTTCAGGATCACAGATGAAGAAAAGGCCTATATCCTGCCTGCGAAAATGATCGCACTTACAGTATACAAACTGTTGAAAGAAGATGCCATCCAGGCGAAAGAGATCATACAGGGATTCCAGCCGGTATTTGATCGGGAAGGTTACTGCAGATATGTTGAAAACAGCCTGAAGACAGAGACAGCAGATTCCCGAAAACAGGAGGCATAA
- the glgB gene encoding 1,4-alpha-glucan branching enzyme encodes MNEKIYSYMNWPRIEAVVYGEETSPRDVMGPKITKDGVLVQGFFPDAQEVDVISGGKTYPCEMEDEAGYFAALLPLRKVPDYKFSVKTGEEIMEFYDPYSFACQITEEEEKAFCAGVYYEAYKKLGAHPMEINGIKGILFAVWAPNAVSVNVVGDFNGWMGRASIMHRMPMSGIFELFIPGVKVGALYKYEIKIKGGEVLLKADPYGNRAQSDPEGASVVADLSNFTWKDQEWLEQRKRFQDRKQPISVYETSLEQWKSMEELTDFLEETDYTHVELHPVMEYIDDITGGYSTYSYYAFSSRFGTPEDFRKMTDALHQAGIGVILDWTPAQFPRYASGLEKFDGTPLYEKQDPAQAVHPFWGTLLYNYASPMVKDFLISNACFWMEEYHVDGLRMDDVDAMLYLDYGRNPGEWTPNLYGSNENLEAVEFLKHLNSIVKKRNPGVLLIAQEDGLWPELTDSVENDHLGFDYKWSGGWTSDLLTYLGKDPIERRNYHDQLTVSMLYAYCEHYVLTLGSRDVGDLKAFAGRLPGNEQQKAAQIREAYTYMMLHPGCKMMSPDPDMPQNMKSFIRDLNNMYLAHPAMYQMDDEYNGFEWIQLMKYEENVIAFLRKTEKPEETILAVCNFAAIPYENYQVGVPFAGKYKEIFNSDDKKYGGEGVVNGRVKAAKKAECDEREYSITVKLPALGVAIFTCMPEEEPKEKKAAETQIKKSITKARTVRKAVAKTKTAVKTAVKPVTKKVTKTALEVTNETDSKTVPEVAEVTKSVIKKTAKPAAKKVTKTRSKTSVKKDLTENK; translated from the coding sequence ATGAATGAAAAAATATATAGCTATATGAACTGGCCACGGATAGAGGCAGTTGTTTACGGAGAAGAGACATCTCCCAGAGATGTAATGGGGCCTAAGATCACGAAAGACGGAGTTCTGGTACAGGGATTTTTCCCGGATGCACAGGAAGTCGATGTGATAAGCGGCGGGAAAACATATCCGTGCGAAATGGAGGATGAGGCAGGATATTTTGCAGCGCTGCTGCCGTTGAGAAAAGTACCGGACTATAAATTTTCTGTAAAGACCGGAGAAGAAATAATGGAATTTTATGATCCCTATTCTTTTGCCTGCCAGATTACAGAAGAAGAGGAAAAGGCATTCTGTGCAGGTGTGTACTATGAGGCATACAAGAAGCTGGGTGCACACCCAATGGAGATCAATGGAATAAAAGGAATCTTGTTTGCAGTCTGGGCACCTAATGCGGTGAGTGTAAATGTAGTGGGAGATTTTAACGGATGGATGGGTCGTGCAAGCATTATGCATCGCATGCCGATGTCAGGGATCTTTGAACTGTTTATCCCGGGCGTAAAGGTGGGAGCCCTTTATAAATATGAGATCAAAATAAAAGGCGGAGAAGTTCTGCTGAAAGCAGATCCTTATGGAAACAGGGCACAGAGTGATCCGGAGGGAGCGTCTGTAGTAGCTGATCTCAGTAACTTCACCTGGAAGGATCAGGAGTGGCTGGAACAGAGAAAGAGGTTTCAGGACAGAAAGCAGCCAATCTCTGTCTATGAAACTTCTCTGGAGCAGTGGAAGAGCATGGAAGAGCTGACAGATTTTCTGGAAGAGACAGATTACACACATGTGGAGCTTCATCCGGTTATGGAATATATAGATGACATCACAGGCGGATATTCTACTTACAGCTATTATGCTTTTTCTTCCAGATTCGGAACACCTGAAGATTTCAGAAAAATGACAGATGCACTGCATCAGGCAGGGATCGGTGTGATCCTTGACTGGACCCCTGCACAGTTTCCACGATATGCATCCGGTCTGGAGAAATTTGATGGAACACCTTTGTATGAGAAACAGGATCCGGCACAGGCGGTTCATCCATTCTGGGGAACTTTGCTTTATAACTATGCAAGCCCTATGGTAAAGGATTTCCTGATTTCCAATGCATGTTTCTGGATGGAAGAATATCATGTGGACGGGCTTCGTATGGACGATGTAGATGCCATGTTGTATCTGGATTATGGCCGGAATCCGGGAGAGTGGACTCCGAATCTGTATGGAAGTAATGAAAATCTGGAAGCAGTGGAATTCCTGAAACATCTGAATTCTATAGTGAAGAAGAGGAATCCGGGAGTGCTTCTTATTGCACAGGAAGACGGACTATGGCCGGAGCTGACAGACAGTGTGGAAAATGACCATCTGGGTTTTGACTATAAATGGAGCGGCGGCTGGACTAGCGATCTCCTTACTTATTTAGGCAAAGATCCCATTGAACGCAGGAACTATCATGACCAGCTGACAGTATCCATGCTTTATGCATATTGTGAACATTATGTGCTGACTTTGGGAAGCAGAGATGTGGGTGACCTGAAAGCATTTGCAGGCAGACTGCCGGGAAACGAGCAGCAGAAGGCTGCGCAGATCCGGGAAGCTTATACTTATATGATGCTTCATCCAGGATGTAAAATGATGTCTCCGGATCCCGATATGCCTCAGAATATGAAATCTTTTATCAGAGATTTGAACAATATGTATCTGGCTCATCCTGCCATGTATCAGATGGATGATGAATATAACGGATTTGAATGGATCCAGCTGATGAAATATGAAGAAAATGTGATCGCATTCTTGAGAAAGACAGAGAAACCGGAGGAGACGATCCTGGCTGTCTGCAATTTCGCGGCAATTCCATATGAAAACTATCAGGTTGGCGTACCTTTTGCCGGCAAATATAAAGAAATCTTTAACAGTGATGATAAGAAATACGGCGGTGAAGGTGTAGTCAATGGAAGAGTCAAAGCTGCAAAGAAGGCAGAGTGCGATGAGAGAGAATATTCTATTACAGTGAAACTCCCTGCACTTGGCGTGGCGATCTTTACCTGCATGCCAGAGGAAGAACCGAAAGAGAAGAAAGCAGCAGAAACTCAGATTAAGAAGTCAATTACCAAGGCGAGAACTGTGCGTAAGGCTGTTGCGAAAACAAAAACAGCTGTAAAAACAGCAGTGAAACCGGTGACAAAGAAAGTGACAAAAACAGCACTAGAAGTAACAAATGAAACAGATTCAAAAACAGTACCTGAAGTTGCAGAAGTGACGAAGTCTGTTATAAAAAAGACAGCGAAACCTGCAGCAAAAAAAGTCACAAAGACGAGATCCAAAACATCGGTGAAAAAGGACTTGACAGAAAATAAATAA
- a CDS encoding carbohydrate kinase family protein, whose amino-acid sequence MGNKTFDVTALGELLIDFTESGTSTQGNPVLEANPGGAPCNVLAMLEKLGKKAAFIGKVGNDMFGTQLKNAVEEVNIDTRNLVIDKEVHTTLAFVHTYPDGDRDFSFYRNPGADMMLTRDEVQEDLIRDSRIFHFGTLSSTHESVREATRYALDVAKEAGCIVSFDPNLRPPLWKSLEDARAEIEYGLGKCDILKISDNEVEFLFGTTDYDKGAALLKEKYNIPLILITMGKDGSRAYYKDLRVEAAPFLQEHTIETTGAGDTFCASSLNYILEHGLDNLTAENLKELLTFANAAASLITTRKGALRVMPAKEEVLDFIKSRNA is encoded by the coding sequence ATGGGAAACAAAACCTTTGATGTAACTGCTTTAGGCGAATTACTTATTGACTTTACCGAGAGCGGAACAAGTACACAGGGAAATCCTGTACTGGAAGCCAATCCTGGCGGTGCACCCTGCAATGTACTGGCCATGCTTGAGAAACTTGGCAAAAAAGCGGCTTTTATCGGCAAAGTTGGCAATGATATGTTCGGAACACAGCTTAAAAATGCTGTGGAAGAAGTAAACATCGATACCCGCAATCTGGTGATCGATAAAGAGGTACATACTACCCTGGCTTTCGTACATACTTATCCTGACGGAGACAGAGATTTCTCTTTTTACCGCAACCCGGGTGCAGATATGATGCTTACCAGAGATGAAGTTCAGGAAGACCTGATCAGGGATTCCCGTATTTTCCATTTTGGAACTCTTTCTTCTACACACGAGAGTGTAAGAGAAGCTACACGCTACGCCCTTGACGTTGCCAAAGAAGCCGGATGTATTGTCAGCTTTGATCCGAATCTCCGTCCTCCATTATGGAAATCCCTGGAAGATGCCAGAGCTGAGATCGAATACGGTCTTGGAAAATGTGATATCCTGAAAATTTCCGACAATGAAGTAGAATTTCTTTTTGGAACTACAGATTATGATAAGGGTGCCGCTCTTCTGAAAGAAAAATACAACATCCCGCTGATCCTTATCACCATGGGTAAAGACGGAAGCCGTGCTTATTACAAAGATCTCCGTGTAGAGGCAGCTCCGTTCCTTCAGGAGCACACCATCGAAACCACAGGTGCAGGAGATACATTCTGTGCAAGCTCTTTAAATTATATTCTGGAACATGGACTGGATAATCTTACAGCAGAGAATTTAAAAGAACTGCTGACATTTGCCAATGCCGCAGCTTCCCTGATCACTACACGCAAAGGTGCTCTTCGTGTAATGCCTGCCAAAGAAGAAGTCCTGGATTTCATCAAATCCAGAAATGCTTAA
- a CDS encoding phosphoglycerate dehydrogenase, with the protein MYQYHCLNPIAAKGLDLFGEDYKKTETLYEADAVLVRSAKMHDMELPEGVKAIARAGAGVNNIPVMDCAEKGIVVFNTPGANANGVKELVLAGMLLASRDIVGGIEWVAKEKDQEDIGKLAEKQKKQFAGCEIMGKKLGIIGLGAIGAMVANAASALGMEVYGYDPYISIDAAWNLSRTIKHIKSLDEIYSQCDYITIHVPLLDSTKEMINKEAFSKMKDGVVLLNFARDLLVDENALIEALESGKVKKYVTDFANHTVAGRDGILVTPHLGASTEESEENCAVMAVKELRDFLENGNIKNSVNFPNCDMGTCVAVGRIAITHKNVPNMISQFTKILGAEGLNIADMTNKSKGEYAYTLIDLESTASKEALDELKSIEGVSRVRVIK; encoded by the coding sequence ATGTATCAGTATCATTGCCTGAATCCTATTGCTGCAAAAGGCCTGGATCTTTTTGGAGAGGATTATAAGAAAACAGAAACACTGTACGAAGCAGATGCAGTCCTGGTAAGAAGTGCGAAAATGCACGATATGGAACTTCCGGAAGGAGTGAAAGCCATTGCCCGTGCAGGTGCAGGTGTCAATAACATCCCTGTTATGGACTGTGCAGAAAAGGGAATTGTTGTATTCAACACACCAGGTGCTAATGCCAATGGCGTAAAGGAATTGGTTTTGGCAGGAATGCTCTTGGCATCCCGTGATATCGTAGGTGGTATTGAATGGGTTGCCAAAGAAAAAGATCAGGAAGATATCGGCAAGCTTGCTGAGAAACAGAAGAAACAGTTCGCAGGATGCGAGATCATGGGTAAAAAGCTGGGAATTATCGGTCTGGGAGCCATCGGGGCAATGGTAGCAAACGCTGCTTCTGCTCTTGGAATGGAAGTTTATGGATATGATCCGTATATCTCCATTGATGCGGCATGGAATCTTTCCCGTACTATTAAACATATCAAGAGCCTGGATGAGATCTATTCTCAGTGTGATTACATAACCATCCATGTACCGCTTCTTGACAGCACAAAAGAGATGATCAATAAAGAGGCGTTCAGCAAGATGAAAGACGGTGTGGTACTTCTCAACTTTGCCCGTGACCTTCTGGTTGACGAGAACGCTTTGATCGAAGCGCTGGAGAGTGGAAAAGTCAAAAAATATGTGACAGATTTTGCCAACCACACAGTAGCAGGAAGAGACGGAATCCTGGTAACTCCTCATCTGGGAGCTTCCACAGAGGAATCCGAAGAAAACTGTGCAGTGATGGCTGTAAAAGAACTGAGAGATTTCCTGGAAAATGGAAATATCAAGAACTCTGTAAACTTCCCGAACTGTGATATGGGAACCTGTGTGGCAGTAGGACGTATTGCTATCACTCATAAAAATGTTCCGAACATGATCAGCCAATTCACCAAGATCCTCGGTGCAGAAGGGCTGAATATCGCAGATATGACCAATAAGAGTAAAGGGGAATATGCATACACACTGATCGACCTAGAGAGCACAGCATCCAAAGAGGCATTGGATGAACTGAAGTCCATCGAAGGTGTTTCCAGAGTACGTGTGATCAAATAA
- the serC gene encoding 3-phosphoserine/phosphohydroxythreonine transaminase, protein MSRVYNFSAGPAVLPEEVLKEVAEEMMDYQGTGMSVMEMSHRSADFQKIIDEAEQDLRDLMKIPDNYKVLFLQGGASQQFAAIPMNLMKNKVADYIVTGQWAKKAYQEAQKYGKVNKIASSEDKTFSYIPDCSDLPISPDADYVYICENNTIYGTKFKKLPNTKGKTLVADVSSCFLSEPVDVSKYGIIYGGVQKNIGPAGMVISIIREDLITDDVLEGTPTMLKFKTQADAGSLYNTPNCFCIYVCGKVFKWLKKMGGLEEMQRRNIEKAKILYDFLDQSKLFKGTVVPEDRSLMNVPFVTGDKDMDAKFVKEAKEAGLVNLKGHRTVGGMRASIYNAMPKEGVEALVAFMKKFEEENA, encoded by the coding sequence ATGAGCAGAGTGTATAATTTTTCCGCAGGACCGGCTGTATTGCCGGAAGAAGTATTAAAAGAGGTTGCTGAGGAAATGATGGACTATCAGGGAACTGGTATGTCTGTAATGGAAATGAGCCACAGAAGTGCGGATTTCCAGAAGATCATCGATGAAGCAGAGCAGGATCTGCGTGATCTGATGAAGATTCCGGATAACTACAAGGTATTATTTCTTCAGGGCGGAGCTTCCCAGCAGTTCGCAGCAATCCCGATGAATCTGATGAAGAATAAAGTTGCAGATTATATTGTAACAGGACAGTGGGCAAAGAAAGCATACCAGGAAGCACAGAAGTACGGAAAAGTAAATAAGATCGCTTCTTCTGAGGACAAGACTTTTTCCTATATCCCTGACTGCAGCGACCTTCCGATCAGCCCGGATGCGGATTATGTATACATTTGTGAAAACAACACAATTTACGGAACAAAATTCAAGAAACTCCCGAACACAAAAGGTAAAACTCTGGTAGCAGACGTTTCTTCCTGCTTCTTATCTGAGCCGGTTGATGTATCCAAATACGGAATCATTTATGGTGGTGTTCAGAAGAACATCGGACCTGCAGGTATGGTAATCTCCATTATCCGCGAGGATTTGATCACAGACGATGTTCTGGAAGGAACACCGACTATGCTGAAATTCAAAACACAGGCTGATGCCGGTTCTCTTTACAATACTCCGAACTGCTTCTGCATCTATGTGTGCGGTAAAGTCTTCAAATGGCTGAAGAAAATGGGTGGTCTGGAAGAAATGCAGAGACGCAACATTGAGAAAGCCAAAATCCTCTATGATTTCCTTGATCAGAGCAAGCTCTTCAAAGGAACTGTTGTACCTGAAGACCGTTCTCTCATGAATGTACCGTTTGTAACAGGTGACAAGGATATGGATGCCAAATTTGTAAAAGAAGCAAAAGAGGCAGGACTTGTAAACTTAAAAGGACACCGTACAGTAGGTGGTATGCGTGCAAGTATCTATAATGCTATGCCAAAAGAAGGCGTAGAAGCTCTGGTTGCATTTATGAAAAAATTCGAGGAGGAAAATGCGTAA
- the ilvB gene encoding biosynthetic-type acetolactate synthase large subunit, which produces MQLTGAEIIVECLKEQGVDTVFGYPGGAILNVYDALYEYKDQITHVLTSHEQGASHAADGYARATGKVGVCLATSGPGATNLVTGIATAYMDSVPMVAITCNVGTPLLGKDSFQEVDITGIVMPITKHSFIVKDITTLADTVRRAFYIAKSGRPGPVLVDVTKDVTGAKYEYTACRPTAVTPRVDTIKDEDIATAVQMIKAAKKPFIFTGGGTIISGASKEVTELAYKIDAPVCDSLMGKGGFSGEDPLYTGMLGMHGTKASNLGVSQCDLLITLGARFSDRVTGNTKTFAKNAKILQIDVDAAEINKNIVVDARVVGDEKEVLKRILEQLPEMKHPEWIAHIDGLKEKYPLRYDHSQLTGPYIIEKLYELTKGDAIITTEVGQNQMWAAQYFKYKEPRTFLSSGGLGTMGYGLGAAIGAKMGRPDKTVVNIAGDGCFRMNMNEIATAVRCNRPLIQIVLNNHVLGMVRQWQTLFYDHRYSHTILNDSVDFVKLAEAMGAKAIRVTTMEEVEPALKEALACPGPIVLDCMIDQDLSVFPMVPAGASIDDIFDEEDMKNNEQSV; this is translated from the coding sequence ATGCAGCTTACAGGTGCTGAAATCATCGTTGAATGTTTAAAAGAACAGGGCGTTGACACCGTTTTCGGATATCCGGGCGGTGCCATCCTGAATGTATATGACGCCCTCTATGAATATAAAGATCAGATCACTCATGTGCTGACTTCCCATGAACAGGGAGCTTCCCATGCAGCAGACGGATATGCAAGGGCTACAGGTAAAGTCGGTGTATGCCTTGCAACTTCCGGTCCTGGAGCCACCAATCTGGTAACAGGAATCGCAACTGCATACATGGATTCTGTGCCAATGGTAGCTATCACATGTAATGTAGGAACCCCACTTCTTGGAAAGGATTCTTTCCAGGAGGTTGATATCACCGGAATTGTAATGCCGATCACGAAGCACAGCTTTATCGTAAAGGATATTACCACTCTGGCTGACACTGTCCGCAGAGCATTTTATATTGCAAAGAGCGGTCGTCCAGGTCCTGTACTTGTAGATGTGACCAAGGATGTAACAGGTGCGAAATACGAATACACTGCCTGCCGTCCGACAGCTGTCACACCTAGGGTAGATACAATTAAAGACGAAGATATCGCAACAGCAGTCCAGATGATCAAGGCTGCGAAGAAACCATTTATCTTCACAGGCGGCGGCACGATCATTTCAGGAGCATCCAAAGAAGTGACAGAACTTGCTTATAAGATCGATGCTCCGGTATGTGACAGTCTTATGGGTAAAGGTGGATTTTCCGGCGAAGATCCTTTATATACCGGAATGCTTGGAATGCATGGAACAAAAGCTTCCAATCTGGGAGTTTCCCAATGCGATCTTCTGATCACACTGGGAGCCAGATTCAGCGACCGTGTCACAGGAAACACCAAAACTTTCGCAAAGAATGCAAAGATTCTTCAGATCGACGTAGACGCTGCTGAGATCAATAAGAACATTGTAGTAGATGCAAGAGTCGTAGGAGATGAGAAAGAAGTTCTGAAACGGATCCTGGAACAGCTTCCTGAGATGAAACATCCGGAATGGATCGCACATATTGATGGGCTGAAAGAGAAATATCCATTAAGATATGACCATTCACAGCTTACAGGTCCCTATATTATTGAGAAGCTTTATGAGCTGACAAAAGGAGATGCCATCATCACGACTGAAGTAGGCCAGAACCAGATGTGGGCAGCTCAGTATTTCAAATATAAAGAACCAAGAACATTCCTTTCTTCCGGTGGTTTGGGAACGATGGGATATGGACTTGGAGCAGCAATCGGTGCGAAGATGGGAAGACCGGATAAAACTGTGGTAAATATTGCAGGTGACGGATGCTTCCGTATGAATATGAACGAGATTGCGACAGCAGTTCGCTGCAACAGACCGTTAATTCAGATCGTACTGAACAATCACGTGCTCGGAATGGTACGTCAGTGGCAGACTTTGTTCTATGACCACAGATATTCCCATACAATTTTAAATGATTCCGTTGATTTTGTGAAACTGGCAGAAGCCATGGGTGCAAAAGCAATCCGTGTGACTACCATGGAAGAAGTGGAACCAGCTTTGAAAGAGGCCCTTGCATGTCCGGGACCAATCGTACTCGACTGTATGATTGACCAGGATCTCAGCGTATTTCCGATGGTGCCGGCAGGCGCAAGCATTGATGACATTTTTGACGAGGAGGATATGAAAAACAATGAGCAGAGTGTATAA